Within Dreissena polymorpha isolate Duluth1 chromosome 13, UMN_Dpol_1.0, whole genome shotgun sequence, the genomic segment ATTTTGATACGTACGATTGCTGAATCTAGCCTTATCAACCTTGTGGAAAGACATGTCCATATCATGGAAGTCGGGATGCGTCTCTCCCATTATTTGGGTAAGAAGCAAGGAATCTTGCAGCGAAAAGTTGGGATTGcgttttcttttttcttccatTTTGACAGTTTTGACAAAACGCCGTCTGCTATAAACATCCGGTATCGCTTCAGTGCTATTTTAAGATCCACAAAAAACCCAAACGCCGACAGTGGGAATCACAAATAAAACATGGCATTTAATGCTGCTTAAATTCACAAGCATTGTATGCATGTAATAAAAGTCACTCCCTTTATGTTTTCCATAAAAACTCCTTGTGGCACGCTTCGGAAATTAAAACACGTAATAAAGTTCAACCGATTCTCTTTAGACAGAGACAACCGCCATTTTTGTGTGCCGAGAAATCTCGTGGTATGTTATAATGACGACGTCATCgtgatgctatttttatgtcAGGGAACCCGGGGATGTCCCTGACAACAAACTTAAGTCACTCCTTATGCGAATTATGTTTCACTGAGGGAAAAAAATGCACGAGACAAAAACTTACCTAATCTTTTTCCTAAGGAATTTTTAAGAAGAATATTTAAGGGAAAATCTTGCCTTAGGTGATTTTTCGAACTTAAGTAAATAACTAAGAAAATGCCTAAGGATCTTTGTGGATACGGCCCCTGGGGCCGTATCCACAAAGATCCTGAGGGAGATTTTTGCCTAAGTTTAAATATTTTCCCCTTAATTTTCGCTATTTTCCcttaatttttaagatattcctCAAGTATTATCCACAAAACAAAATGCCCTTATGTTTTGCCTTAAGTCGGCATTTTCGCCTTAACTTTTAAGGAACCTCCGGAGGACCCTTAAATATTAAGGAAAAAACTAACGTAGCGTCCATTTTAACGCGGAATCCTGTTTTCAAGGAGAGAAGTTAGAAAATCATCACAATCGGTGGGTGTATCTTATTTCTTTTGATAAATTTATCGATAGTGCAGTTGATTTAAATAGTAATTGTTTCTACCCGTTTATATTTGTTAGCGAGACGGGAAGTTGCAATGTTTACTTCCgtatgtaaaaaaataaggaaTTGATCGAGGAAGTTTTCGCACGTTGGTTTCaagttgttattttgttatacaaatgtaaacactgaTTTAAAAGCAgttgatgtgaagtgtttttgtgtttatgaaaGAATCATACTTGTTTGTTTGAGTCAGTAACGAGGAAAATCCGGAAATGTTGAATTGGGTTTACGGTCATTTCGTAGCATAGCCGTTTCGTACTCGTAGCTACTCATTTTCAGTTATTTCGTAATCATTAATCGATCATTTTGTAACCAAATCGGTTATTTTTGTAACCAGTAATTAAAACTGATTGTGTTTTCTATTATCAATTCAATTGccatttttaacgttatgttacAAAATGACAGACGCCCCATCCCCCCATTGTATTGAATTTGGagatgaaaaaacaacattggCGTTTCGGAATATCCGGTCACCAAGATGATACTGTATGAAATAAAAGTTACAAATCTTGCTGGGCTTAATCTATACTATATCGGGACGAACACTGTTCCAGTATTTGTATGTACTTTGCCTTGCAAGATAATGAAAATCAATTCATAAATGGCAGGATATATTTGATGGTAAGTTACTTTTCTACCATATAGCAATTCATACAGTACATTgtgatattttcaacattttggttATACAGCTTGCAGCAAAATGGCAGTTCGGGAGTATCGTGAGCGAATTGACATTGCACAGTTGACCAATGATGATCTGTACAAGAGATATCGTGTGAACCATGCCACATTGGCATATATAATTGCCCAGCTGGATGCTGCCTTAGCCCCCAATACTGACAGGAGCCACAGCCTTTCTACTGGCTACAAGGTCTTGATCACACTGAGGTACCTGGCTACCGGTGTGATACAGCTCAACACCGGTGATCTGCACTCTGTAGCTCAATCAAGTGTTTCGAGAGCAGTATCTCAAACACTTGATGCACTGAGCTCTCAAAATGTTGTGAGGAGACACATTAGATTCCCAACAACCATTGAGTCATTAAACAGGAATAAACAAGGATTTTTTCATATTGCTAGGTACTTCACTTTATAAGATATTTGTTGTTCCAATTTCTGATAATGAAAATACTTGATTAATCCTATTATATAATAGGAATatcatataattgtgttaaattgtGCCCTTGCAACAGgtatttgttcaatttattaaCAACTGCATTTTCTGcatgttgttttaattagattccCAAATGTGATCGGTGTCATAGATGGGACTCATGTACAGATGCAGGCACCATCTATTGATGAACCCATGTACGTGAACAGAATGGGTTACCATTCCATCAACACACAGGTAAtgtttcttaaaattgtgaaatatgtcacAAAGTGAATCGTATGTTGTAAACCATtgtgtttttaacagattgtgTGTAGTCCCCATATGAAAAGACATTGTGCATTGTGATAAAACTCTTTTATTGTTTGACTTTCTTTTTGCACACACTgccatttaattgtattattgttgattttaaccCTTTTATTGTTTGACTTTCTTAATGCACACAGTGTCATTTAATTGAagtattgttgattttattagcaaggctgttttccgagaaaacccgagctattgtcatagccagctcgccgtccgccgtccaccctaggcgtcgtgctaaaaccttaacattggctctaaaatccacctacaactttgaaacttcatatgtagatgcaccttgatgagttctacacaccacactcattttgggtcacaaggtcaaaggtcaaggtctctgtaacctcttaaaaaacaaaaaaaacgtttttttgcacccaagcgtggcacccgttttgcggtgctcttgtctacaTTATAGCTGCTTGTGTCAAGTGCGATACTTATAAGTCATTAACAACCTTATTAACACCCATCTGAAATGGATGGATGTTATTTGGCAGTGTCCGTCCAAAAATTTTAAGAGCTGTTTCACAGTAATTGAAGTTTGGATTTTCATGAGTTTTGTCCCCTTAATTGATTTTGTCCCTCCAAAACTCTGTCTCATTCACCTCATATAAATtctatgaatttgcttgtttcagatTGTGTTTGATCATAATGACATGATAATGGACGTTGTCGCCAGATGGCCAGGAAGTACCCACGATAGCAGGATCCTTAGAGGAAGTGGGCTGTGGCAAGTTTTCGATAGAAACCTGCTTCCACAGAATGACCACTTTCTTCTGGGCGATAGTGGGTATCCCTGCAAACGCTGGCTGTTGACGCCTTATGTGAGACCAGCTAATAACGCTCAGGAAGCGTATAACAGGTCAGTGTAAAAAGATAAATGAAACagatcatattttattttgacataaacATGCAGCTCATCGCCATAAGcatgtttaaataatgtttttaacatACCAATTTTtaagccccccttcgaagaagagggggtatattgctttttacatgtcggtctgtcggtcagtctgtcggtcggtccgtccaccaggtggtttccggatgataactcaagaacgcttgggcctaggatcatgaaacttcataggtacattgatcatgactcgcagatgacccctattgattttgaggtcactaggtcaaaggtcaaggtcacggtgacccaaaatagtaaaatggtttccggatgataactcaagaacgcttaggcctaggatcatgaaacttgataggtagattgatcatgactcgcagatgacacctattgattttcaggtcactaggtctaaggtaaaggtcatggtgacccgaaatagtgaaatggtgtccggatgataactcaagaacgcttatggctaggatcatgaaacttcataggtacattgatcaagactggcagattacccctattgattttcaggtcactaggtctaaggtaaaggtcacggtgacccgaagtagtgtccggatgataactcaagaacgcttatggctaggatcatgaaacttcataggtacattgatcaagactggcagatgacccctattgattttcaggtcactaggtcaaaggtcaaggtcacagtgacaaaacatattcacacaatggctgtcactacaacggagagcccatatggggggcatgcatgttttacaaacagcccttttttaAATCTGGTATTTATAATGGAATCATAAAGcgataacataaaaaatgttattttaactttttttaaacacagGGCACACAAGTTGACAAGGAGCAAGGTTGAACGGGGCATAGGACAGCTGAAACGCAGATGGGGAATTCTGCATGGAGAAGTTAGACTTGCTCCAGAAAAAACGtgcaagtatatatatttttttcagacaCCATTATGAAATTTTATAAAAGTGTCGGTAACTTGgatgtaataaatgtaaaatctcatcatttaatcaaatattgagttatgcattgttttcaaaaaagatatgcattaaaattaatgtacattttaattaatacaaattaaaatgattgtttgttGCAAAGAATGCCTTTAAATAGGATTTTGTCTGTTAACattataataacaagaaatatgtttgtcagaaacgctaTGTCCACTTGTACACCGCTTTGACTTAgtatttttgatctttgaccttgaaggatgtccttgacctttcaccattcaaaatgtgcagctccatgagatatacatgcatgccaaatatgaagttgctatcttcaatataggaaaagttatggcaaaatgttaaagttgacacaaacagacagaccaacagaccaaccaacagacacggcaaaaacaatatgtcccccactacagtggtggggggacataaaaatacatttttactatGAAACCATGATATATTGCAAGAAAATCAACATTGTAtcaataaaaatatctttttactGTGAAAGTGGTATATattgcaaaacaacaaacaatgtgTATTGACAGGGTGATCATTGCATGTGCAGTTTTGCACAACATCTGCAAGCTGCATGGTGTGCCAGATGTTGATGATCTGCCGGAAGATCCTGTGCGCAATGACGGGATTCATGTTGGTCCAGAAGATGGACTTCGCTTCCGTGATATTATATGCGAACAGTATTTTAGATTGTAAATTACGGGGGAtatagacaaaacaagtcttaaaaatgtgtgttcatttacatctaataaagacaaaacaagtcttaaaaatgtgtgttcatttacatctgataaagacaaaacaagtcttaaaaatgtgtgttcatttacatctgataaagacaaaacaagtcttaaaaatgtgtgttcatttacatctgataaagacaaaacaagtcttaaaaatgtgtgttcatttacatctgataaagacaaaacaagtcttaaaaatgtgtgttcatttacatctgataatgacaaaacaagtcttaaaaatgtgtgttcatttacatctgataaacacaaaacaagtcttaaaaatatgtgttcattaacatctgataaagacaaaacaagtataTAAAATGTGTGCTGAATGAGACATAGCTGATTAATATAGGATTGGTGGCTGGGGAACATAGCTGATATTATAGGTTTCAGGGCAAGGGAACATAGCTGATGTTATAGGTTTTGGAGCCAGAAAACATAGCTGATAATATCAGTTTGGGGGTCGGAGGCCATCGCTGATGTTATTGGTTTGGGGGCCGGGGGACATAGCTGATATGATATAAAAACTGTTGCAAAAAAGATTATTGAAAAACTAACAAAGAAACACTAATATGTCATTTTACAATTTAAGTTGTCTCTCATAAAACTTTATCTGCAACTCTAGTTTTCTCTTCTTTAAGGCTCTCATTTCAGAGTCACTACAACAGCAACAGTGCGCTTGATTTGGGCTGAAAAAAATTCATGTATACCTTATTCATGCAATGCTTTAAATGTCAGgacatttcaatttaaagttttcattttcaattaacgTTGTTTGTTTACACAAAGTCATGGAATTTTCTTGTTGAGTTACAATATTTTGTCATACATTTACTGACAGGAATGTGTCATGTAAAGTGTATTGTTTAATGTCTTTAAAagacattaaaaatgaaaaaaaaacggtcATGTGCACAGATTatacaatcagaatgcagcagCATTCAAATGAAAGTGACAGAagttacataattataataatttaataaataatttaataactagTGATCATTGCTTATAGcttgaaaacataaatttgttATTAATGTTATGATAATACCTTGGCAATGTACTGGTTGTTGTTGAACATGATTGGACTCTAAAATAAAAGTTCTGTACATAGATTTTGCCACTCAATGCCATAGTTACacaatatgttgtaaattgtaaacataactGTGTAAACGTTTCATTTTATAATGAgattacttaaaataaataaaaacagtgaGCTTTGATAccattatgtacatgtatcactGATGCAAACTGTAATGATTGTTTTAATGCATTGATTAACTGTTTATATGTCATTTACCTTCTTTAAAACACTGACAAGATCAGCTTTGTACAATATGTTTTACATTcttttattatacaattatatcaTACCTTTGGGAAGGTTTTACTGGAACAAGATCCATTACATTGAAGATTGGACCATCCGAAACTGATGATCtgtagcaaaaatcaaattaaatatacattgaatggtAGATGCCATGGGaatttgtattgatatgaaaAATATGCACTGACGTGAAAATTTTGCAGCATtagtttcttttttcttttaaattgttgGTAACTAATTCATACTTAATTAACATGggaagtaaataaaatatttaatagcaAATAAAGGAACAACTTCTGTTTGGGTTATGCTTAGCTATTTAATTGGAGGTGTGTAACATGTTTTTTATGTGATTTGCATGTATTGGATGTGAATTATGTGTTTTAAGTAAACATGACTAAAATAGAAAAGCTGTTTGTTCCCACTACCCCGAATGAGTATGGATTGTCATGCCTTATAATGATTACATCTGAAACATATATATTACACAAACAGAAGAAGAAATAATCACCTTTCTTCACTGTCACATAGGTCAAACTGTTGAGGACTGAAAAATTAAAAGCACAAGAAAAACAAGTAATCAGACATGATTATTGTACTTCCCTTTTTTCTGTAAAAACTTGACCATTCATACATGAAACATAATATGTTGTGACACTGAATTCAAAAATAATCATCAGTATCTTCAGCATTTTTTCCTATTCCATATTGATCCATATATTGAGTATATAAAGTTAAGGaagtaacatatttttaattatacttgTTTGTGAATCTTACAGCATAAGTGAGGCCAATGTTGAGTCATATGCTGCTCCTGCTGCCCCAACAACTGCCGCACTCTGCTTTCCAATAACATCAATTACTGCCTCTGTGAGGACAGACAATGTTCTGCCAATTGGACCTCGCCCTGTTTAATACATTTCAGCATATTTAGTTATACATTAGGCCTAAAAAAGGTCACTGTTTCTACTAACCCCTGCCGACTCAACTTTTTTTGCGATTTGTAGTAAAGTTTACATTAAAaattcattgttattattattttttttaaaatgcattgttttatcaaaataaaggtTGTTCCATCTCATAATTATGTAGAAATAATGTTGTTTATACATTTGGAAGACTTTGGTCAttgaaattacccttttaaagtgtaaaataacatgtaaagatgaaatttataaaagttatgGCGACCTACCTACCTATTTTTTTGGCGATGTTGATGGAAACAAACACCTATTTTATTCCTTAATGCattcttttatatatataaacaagatatgtgtttgccagaaacactatgtccccttttgcgctgctttgaagctatatattttacctttgaccttgaaggatgaccttgaccttgacctttcaccactcaaaatgtgcagctccatgagatacatatgcaaaccaacaaacagaccaaccaacagacagggcaaaaacaatacgtcCCCCACTCTAATGgctggggacataaaaaacttCTATCAGGTGAaacgaaataatttcatgttattaACAGGTCTTTgagattaaaataattacatcagTCTATATGTGCATTTGAACAATTAAAATAGCTTAAAACTATTTCTTACATGAGTAAATTGCAATTTATTCCTGTTACGtgtaaaaatgtcaattttcataATTATCCTTTTACATTCAAAAACAAAGTTCATTCTGACAAATGTTTGAAATGGTAAACAATTAGTTTAATATCTAAGGTACCTGTCAATGAAATTTCTCTTTGAAAATCCATGTACAGATTTCTGTGATCCCTTTGTAGAttttcccattttttctccaaaatgGATTGCTCCCTTCTAAACTGGGCTCTTGCATTGAAATTTTCAGTAACTGCCACCCACAGTGCATTCTTTGTTGCTTTGCTGATTCCTGATATCATAcatatattctttttttacttaCAGGTACATAAAATGAATAATGCTCAAGTTAATGtagtttatgaaatatatttattaacaatggtTTTATTCATATTACTCATTGTAACATTTAGCAACTCATGTTAAATAGATCAATATTCAATAATATGCACTTATTTTAAtcaaacgtttatttatttatttttatttttatcgcATTGTTCATTTAAAGTTTTTGTCATAATGCAATGGCTATATTCGCATATTATTACCATTCTGCTAACAGACATTTCACAGTCATAaaaattaacacatgtaaaaatgCCCGtagcatataaaaaaaactgttgggCCAATAATAAATTTCACGTTGAATAATCATGAAATGGTTAAGTGGAAACTGATCCTTCTTAATTGCAGAGATTATTATTCATACCTAATACTGTGTTGAAACACTGACTTAATTTCCAACAAATCAAGAGCTTAAATAAGTGTTGTATGAATATGtgtcaaaacattattattggacataaaaataataaaaggcaTGTAGTGAATTCTTCAGTAGCTGGCCAGTCTGGCaattaacttttcaaagctaattttgAAGACTGAGTGTTATGCAAATGATTCTCTGGTTGGTGTCTAAAGCTTGATACCAATATTTTGATACGTACGATTGCTGAATCTAGCCTTATCAACCTTGTGGAAAGACATGTCCATATCATGGAAGTCGGGATGCGTCTCTCCCATTATTTGGGTAAGAAGCAAGGAATCTTGCAGCGAAAAGTTGGGATTGcgttttcttttttcttccatTTTGACAGTTTTGACAAAACGTCGTCTGCTATAAACATCCGGTATCGCTTCAGTGCTATTTTAAGATCCACAAAAAACCCAAACGCCGACAGTGGGAATCACAAATAAAACATGGCATTTAATGCTGCTTAAATTCACAAGCATTGTATGCATGTAATAAAAGTCACTCCCTTTATGTTTTCCATAAAAACTCCTTGTGGCACGCTTCGGAAATTAAAACACGTAATAAAATTCAACCGATTCTCTTTAGACAGAGACAACCGCCATTTTTGTATGCCGAGAAATCTCGTGGTATGTTATAATGACGACGTCATCgtgatgctatttttatgtcAGGGAACCCGGGGATGTCCCTGACAACAAACTTAAGTCACTCCTTAGGCGAATTATGTTTCACTGAGGGAAAAAAATGCACGAGACAAAAACTTACCTAATCTTTTTCCTAAGGAATTTTTAAGAAGAATATTTAAGGGAAAAACTTGCCTTAGGTGATTTTTCGAACTTAAGTAAATAACTAAGAAAATGCCTAAGGATCTTTGTGGATACGGCCCCAGGATAATATCTGTGATAAAACAAACGGTCATTGCTTCGAATGCATACATGGATACTCTGGTGAGCTATGCAATGTTTCTTTATGTCCTGCTAATTGTTTGAGTTGTATCGGCTTAAAGTGCAATATGACCGGCAGAATATGTACTAGAGAAGGTGTGTGTATTAACGGATGTGTTACATACTTCATAGGACCGTCATGTGACAGAACGTGCCCCACACACTGTGTACAAGTGCCGAATGGAAGCAGGTGCTCTAGCGACGAAATATGTAACAATGGATGTACGCTTCATAATTATGGCAGTTGGTGTGAGAACGTGTGTCCAGCACAGTGTCTATCGGTTGGTACCGGACACAGATGCGTTGATAATGGAACATGTAAGGAAGGCTGTATTGCAGGGTTCTCAGGAGAAAGATGCGGTAGGATTAAACAAATTGATATTATGCATTGACCGTGAATAAATAGTGTGTAGCccctttttagaaaaaaatatgtataatgaGGACCTCCGCGTCCAGAATTACCACGTCCGCCCTCTAGCTCGAAAATTATAAATCTCATCATTAAACTAGATAATAATAGATGTGAGCTTAGTGCGTCGACCGAGTGCGTTCACCAGCCAGGTGGCATGAAGCAGTtttgaatattaaattaatagctcGCCCTCTCTCTAATTCAACGAGTTTAAATTGGACCTGCACCAGGATGACACTTGTTGATAAGAGTAGTACCTTTTATATCTCGCCCAGCTAGATCGCCTAAAGCACTTCTGAATTTTTACCCAATGAATTAAAAAATCATGACCAAGTTAAACTTGTCTGCTCTGTTACGATTTTGTTACCATTATATCTCTGCCAGAATCGATAAATAGAAAGAGTGTTTGAAAAACTTCTGAAGAATGTCCCTTAATTAAACAGAATGCGCAATGAACAATTCCAAACGAacactttatttgttttcatcGTTTTAGAATTAACGTTCGCATTATATACGTGGGCATTAAATCTCGAGCACAATTGATAACCGACCATATCAC encodes:
- the LOC127856132 gene encoding uncharacterized protein LOC127856132 isoform X6, which produces MEEKRKRNPNFSLQDSLLLTQIMGETHPDFHDMDMSFHKVDKARFSNRISKATKNALWVAVTENFNARAQFRREQSILEKKWENLQRDHRNLYMDFQREISLTGRGPIGRTLSVLTEAVIDVIGKQSAAVVGAAGAAYDSTLASLMLSSVSDGPIFNVMDLVPVKPSQRVQSCSTTTSTLPSPNQAHCCCCSDSEMRALKKRKLELQIKFYERQLKL
- the LOC127856132 gene encoding uncharacterized protein LOC127856132 isoform X3, yielding MEEKRKRNPNFSLQDSLLLTQIMGETHPDFHDMDMSFHKVDKARFSNRISKATKNALWVAVTENFNARAQFRREQSILEKKWENLQRDHRNLYMDFQREISLTGRGPIGRTLSVLTEAVIDVIGKQSAAVVGAAGAAYDSTLASLMLPQQFDLCDSEERSSVSDGPIFNVMDLVPVKPSQRVQSCSTTTSTLPSPNQAHCCCCSDSEMRALKKRKLELQIKFYERQLKL
- the LOC127856132 gene encoding uncharacterized protein LOC127856132 isoform X1 gives rise to the protein MEEKRKRNPNFSLQDSLLLTQIMGETHPDFHDMDMSFHKVDKARFSNRISKATKNALWVAVTENFNARAQFRREQSILEKKWENLQRDHRNLYMDFQREISLTGRGPIGRTLSVLTEAVIDVIGKQSAAVVGAAGAAYDSTLASLMLPQQFDLCDSEERSSVSDGPIFNVMDLVPVKPSQRVQSCSTTTSTLPSPNQAHCCCCSDSEMRALKKRKLELQIKFYERQLKL
- the LOC127856132 gene encoding uncharacterized protein LOC127856132 isoform X5, whose protein sequence is MEEKRKRNPNFSLQDSLLLTQIMGETHPDFHDMDMSFHKVDKARFSNRISKATKNALWVAVTENFNARAQFRREQSILEKKWENLQRDHRNLYMDFQREISLTGRGPIGRTLSVLTEAVIDVIGKQSAAVVGAAGAAYDSTLASLMLPQQFDVCDSEERSSVSDGPIFNVMDLVPVKPSQRVQSCSTTTSTLPSPNQAHCCCCSDSEMRALKKRKLELQIKFYERQLKL
- the LOC127856132 gene encoding uncharacterized protein LOC127856132 isoform X2, which translates into the protein MEEKRKRNPNFSLQDSLLLTQIMGETHPDFHDMDMSFHKVDKARFSNRISKATKNALWVAVTENFNARAQFRREQSILEKKWENLQRDHRNLYMDFQREISLTGRGPIGRTLSVLTEAVIDVIGKQSAAVVGAAGAAYDSTLASLMLPQQFDLCDSEERSSVSDGPIFNVMDLVPVKPSQRVQSCSTTTSTLPSPNQAHCCCCSDSEMRALKKRKLELQIKFYERQLKL
- the LOC127856132 gene encoding uncharacterized protein LOC127856132 isoform X4, with the protein product MEEKRKRNPNFSLQDSLLLTQIMGETHPDFHDMDMSFHKVDKARFSNRISKATKNALWVAVTENFNARAQFRREQSILEKKWENLQRDHRNLYMDFQREISLTGRGPIGRTLSVLTEAVIDVIGKQSAAVVGAAGAAYDSTLASLMLPQQFDLCDSEERSSVSDGPIFNVMDLVPVKPSQRVQSCSTTTSTLPSPNQAHCCCCSDSEMRALKKRKLELQIKFYERQLKL
- the LOC127856132 gene encoding uncharacterized protein LOC127856132 isoform X7 encodes the protein MEEKRKRNPNFSLQDSLLLTQIMGETHPDFHDMDMSFHKVDKARFSNRISKATKNALWVAVTENFNARAQFRREQSILEKKWENLQRDHRNLYMDFQREISLTGRGPIGRTLSVLTEAVIDVIGKQSAAVVGAAGAAYDSTLASLMLPQQFDLCDSEERSSVSDGPIFNVMDLVPVKPSQSPNQAHCCCCSDSEMRALKKRKLELQIKFYERQLKL